One region of Bactrocera neohumeralis isolate Rockhampton chromosome 5, APGP_CSIRO_Bneo_wtdbg2-racon-allhic-juicebox.fasta_v2, whole genome shotgun sequence genomic DNA includes:
- the LOC126760742 gene encoding rho-associated protein kinase 1 isoform X1 produces MDEERKRRAQALEREMRDPHSICNIDCLLDTVNALVNDCDHESLKRLKNIEQYATKYKPMSKQICQLRMNVEDFDFIKLIGAGAFGEVQLVRHKSSRQVYAMKRLSKFEMMKRPDSAFFWEERHIMAHANSDWIVQLHFAFQDAKYLYMVMDYMPGGDIVSLMSMYEIPEKWAIFYTMEVVLALDTIHNMGFVHRDVKPDNMLLDHHGHLKLADFGTCMRMGPNGLVVSSNAVGTPDYISPEVLQSQGVDNEYGRECDWWSVGIFLYEMLVGDTPFYADSLVGTYGKIMDHKNSLSFPAEVEISESAKSLMRAFLTDRTQRLGRHGIDEIKAHPFFENDTWTFDNIRDSVPPVVPELSSDDDTRNFEDIERDESPEEVFPTPKSFDGNHLPFIGFTYTGDYQLLSNDTVDAEAKESANAIANHSHRHRPSNSNEIKRLEALLERERNHSETLERQDKALRQQIELISKREAELQRIASEYEKDLALRQHNYKVALQKVEQEIDQRKKTEAMLAEAQRNLDNEQKIRTREMNNNLHHNEKIVTLEKQLKEMEENFKNENEHVQRLKKQVAELGLTQQELEGKLAQLQALIATLQSQKDALQQEVAETQAQLAQEKNGRSQLKEQVKESENKLQTMANDLERVSQREQQAHEDNRVLTEKISDLEKANASLDFELKALQSRYQQEVKAHQETEKSRMLSREEANLQEVKALQTKLNEEKSARIKADQNSQEKERQLSMLSVDYRQIQQRLQKLEGECRQETEKVMALQSQIEQEHCKKNTLLSELSLQSSEVAHLKSRENQLQKEVSSLREAKRKFEEEISQIKNTLNKEILLKREYQDQLEAEQYFSRLYKTQANEHREEISERCREIQDLKEERTSLKHQVQVAVARADSEALARSIAEETVADLEKEKTIKEFELKDFMTKYRNELAAKEAALTTAKETETEYVKKLNQKNAETDELLQQQKKLQDEMSQLRATKDEELAKLKEKLQTEMLLKQVAVNKLTEVMNRRDTDLQKQKGKARSSAELRKKEKEMRRLQQELSQEREKYNQLSQKLQDVQSQIIEDSHIKQKLQMEIDCKATEIEQLQSKLNETASLSSADNDPEDTQVLDSVFEGWLSVPNKQNIRRHGWKRQYVIVSSRKIIFYNTEIDKQNTIDPVLILDLSKVFHVRSVTQGDVIRADAKEIPRIFQLLYAGEGEARRPDEQNQLDISQLLADERPSTIMYKGHEFVHITYHMPTACEVCTKPLWHMFKPPAAYECKRCRNKIHKEHVDNNDLLVPCKLHHDPHTAKEMLLLAGTPDEQHLWVTRLSKRIQKFGYKANSSSNNNSGGGDGSKISPSRLKWQPSITSQHSQQTQQRHSSPPTPPPKPLSLQRQKSQPPIFYNNNK; encoded by the exons CGCCCAGGCATTGGAGCGTGAGATGCGCGATCCACACAGTATTTGCAACATCGACTGCCTACTGGATACAGTGAATGCGTTGGTTAACGATTGTGATCATGAATCATTGAAGCGTCTAAAGAATATCGAGCAATATGCCACCAAAT ATAAGCCGATGTCAAAGCAGATTTGCCAGCTGCGTATGAATGTCGAAGACTTTGATTTTATCAAACTGATCGGCGCCGGCGCCTTTGGCGAAGTGCAACTGGTGCGACATAAATCCTCGCGGCAAGTGTACGCCATGAAACGGTTATCCAAATTCGAAATGATGAAGCGTCCCGACTCCGCCTTCTTCTGGGAGGAGCGTCACATTATGGCACACGCCAATTCAGATTGGATCGTGCAGTTACATTTCGCCTTTCAGGATGCCAAATATTTATACATGGTCATGGATTATATGCCGGGCGGCGATATTGTCTCGCTGATGTCCATGTATGAGATACCGGAGAAGTGGGCCATCTTCTATACAATGGAGGTTGTGCTCGCGCTGGACACCATACATAATATGGGTTTTGTGCATCGTGACGTGAAGCCGGATAATATGCTGCTCGATCATCATGGCCACTTGAAGTTGGCCGATTTCGGCACATGTATGCGCATGGGTCCCAATGGCTTGGTGGTGTCGAGCAATGCCGTCGGCACGCCGGATTACATCAGTCCTGAGGTGTTGCAATCGCAGGGTGTGGATAATGAGTATGGACGCGAATGCGATTGGTGGTCAGTTGGTATTTTCCTGTACGAAATGCTTGTGGGCGATACACCATTCTACGCGGATTCGCTTGTGGGCACGTACGGTAAAATTATGGATCACAAGAATTCGTTGAGCTTTCCCGCTGAGGTGGAGATTAGTGAGAGCGCCAAATCGTTGATGCGTGCGTTTCTCACCGATCGTACACAGCGTTTGGGTCGGCATGGCATCGATGAAATCAAGGCGCATCCGTTCTTCGAAAACGACACTTGGACGTTTGACAACATACGCGATAGCGTGCCACCAGTGGTGCCCGAGCTGTCCTCTGACGATGATACGCGCAACTTCGAGGATATCGAACGCGATGAGTCGCCGGAGGAGGTGTTTCCCACACCCAAATCGTTCGATGGAAATCACCTGCCCTTCATTGGTTTCACATATACCG GCGATTATCAGCTACTCTCCAATGACACTGTCGACGCCGAGGCAAAGGAGTCGGCGAATGCGATCGCCAACCACAGTCACCGGCATCGTCCTTCCAATTCAAATGAAATCAAACGTCTCGAGGCACTGCTCGAACGCGAGCGCAATCATTCCGAAACGCTGGAGAGGCAAGACAAGGCGCTGCGTCAACAAATCGAACTGATTAGTAAGCGTGAAGCTGAATTGCAGCGCATCGCCTCCGAGTATGAAAAAGACCTGGCGCTGCGGCAGCATAACTACAAAGTGGCCTTGCAGAAAGTCGAGCAGGAGATAGATCAACGTAAAAAGACTGAGGCAATGCTCGCCGAGGCGCAGCGCAACCTCGACAACGAGCAGAAGATACGCACACGCGAGATGAACAATAATCTGCATCACAATGAGAAGATCGTCACGCTGGAGAAACAGCTCAAAGAAATGGAGGAGAATTTCAAGAACGAGAACGAGCACGTGCAAAGACTCAAAAAGCAGGTGGCCGAATTGGGTTTAACACAACAAGAGTTGGAGGGCAAACTGGCGCAATTGCAGGCATTGATTGCCACCTTACAATCTCAAAAGGATGCGCTGCAGCAAGAAGTAGCCGAAACGCAAGCGCAGCTGGCACAAGAGAAAAATGGACGCTCACAGCTGAAAGAACAGGTCAAGGAGTCTGAGAATAAACTGCAAACCATGGCGAATGACTTGGAACGCGTGTCGCAGCGCGAGCAGCAAGCGCACGAGGACAATCGCGTGTTAACCGAGAAGATCTCTGATCTGGAGAAGGCGAATGCTAGTCTGGACTTTGAGCTCAAGGCGTTGCAGAGTCGTTATCAGCAGGAAGTGAAAGCGCACCAAGAAACCGAGAAGTCGCGCATGCTCAGCCGCGAAGAGGCGAATCTACAGGAG GTAAAAGCGCTACAGACCAAGCTAAACGAGGAGAAGTCAGCGCGCATTAAGGCCGACCAAAACTCACAAGAGAAGGAACGCCAGTTAAGCATGCTGTCGGTGGACTATCGTCAAATACAGCAACGCTTGCAAAAGTTAGAGGGTGAATGCCGCCAAGAAACGGAGAAAGTAATGGCGTTGCAGTCGCAGATCGAACAGGAGCACTGCAAAAAGAACACACTGCTATCCGAGCTGAGTTTGCAGAGCTCCGAAGTTGCGCATCTGAAATCGCGCGAAAACCAACTGCAGAAGGAGGTCAGCTCCTTGCGCGAGGCGAAGCGTAAATTCGAAGAGGAAATTTCGCAAATCAAAAACACGTTGAACAAGGAAATTCTCTTGAAGCGCGAATATCAGGATCAACTGGAAGCCGAACAGTATTTCTCACGCCTCTACAAAACACAAGCGAACGAACATCGTGAAGAGATATCGGAGCGCTGTCGTGAAATACAGGATCTGAAAGAGGAACGCACGTCGCTTAAACACCAAGTACAAGTGGCTGTGGCGCGTGCGGACTCTGAAGCGTTGGCGCGCTCCATAGCTGAGGAGACCGTGGCCGATCTGGAGAAGGAAAAGACAATCAAGGAGTTCGAATTGAAGGACTTCATGACCAAATATCGCAATGAATTGGCAGCGAAGGAGGCGGCTCTTACGACGGCTAAGGAAACCGAAACCGAGTATGTCAAAAAATTGAACCAGAAGAACGCGGAAACCGACGAACtcttgcaacaacaaaagaaactgCAAGACGAAATGTCGCAACTGCGCGCCACCAAGGACGAAGAGCTCGCCAAGCTCAAGGAGAAACTGCAAACCGAAATGCTGCTGAAGCAGGTAGCTGTCAACAAACTGACCGAGGTGATGAATCGGCGCGACACGGACTTGCAAA AGCAAAAAGGCAAAGCGCGCTCATCCGCCGAGTTGCGTAAGAAGGAGAAAGAGATGCGTCGACTGCAACAAGAGCTCTCACAAGAGCGCGAGAAATACAACCAGTTGTCGCAAAAACTGCAAGACGTGCAGAGCCAGATCATCGAAGACAGTCAT ATCAAGCAAAAGCTACAAATGGAAATCGACTGCAAAGCCACGGAAATCGAGCAGCTGCAGTCGAAGCTCAATGAAACCGCCTCTTTGTCATCAGCCGACAATGATCCCGAGGACACCCAAGTGCTT GATTCGGTGTTCGAGGGCTGGTTAAGTGTGCCAAATAAACAGAATATACGCCGTCACGGCTGGAAGCGGCAATATGTGATTGTGTCATCGCGCAAAATTATCTTTTACAATACCGAAATCGACAAACAGAATACAATCGATCCTGTGCTTATATTAGACTTAAG CAAAGTATTCCACGTGCGTTCTGTGACGCAGGGTGATGTGATACGCGCCGATGCCAAAGAGATACCACGCATTTTCCAGCTACTCTATGCCGGCGAGGGCGAAGCGCGGCGTCCAGATGAACAAAATCAATTGGATATCAGTCAGTTGTTGGCGGACGAACGGCCCAGCACCATTATGTATAAAG GTCACGAATTCGTGCACATAACATATCATATGCCAACGGCCTGCGAGGTCTGTACAAAACCACTGTGGCACATGTTCAAGCCACCAGCGGCGTATGAATGTAAACG TTGCCGCAATAAAATCCACAAGGAGCATGTAGACAATAATGACCTGCTGGTGCCGTGCAAGCTGCATCACGATCCGCATACTGCCAAAGAAATGCTGCTGCTGGCCGGCACGCCCGACGAGCAGCATCTGTGGGTGACACGCCTCTCCAAGCGCATACAGAAGTTCGGCTACAAAGCCAACTCGTCATCGAACAATAACAGCGGCGGCGGCGATGGCAGCAAAATATCGCCAAG TCGACTGAAATGGCAACCGTCAATAACGTCACAACActcacaacaaacacaacaacggCACTCCTCACCGCCAACACCGCCACCAAAACCATTGTCACTGCAACGGCAAAAATCACAACCACcaatattttacaacaacaacaaatga
- the LOC126760742 gene encoding rho-associated protein kinase 1 isoform X2 produces MDEERKRRAQALEREMRDPHSICNIDCLLDTVNALVNDCDHESLKRLKNIEQYATKYKPMSKQICQLRMNVEDFDFIKLIGAGAFGEVQLVRHKSSRQVYAMKRLSKFEMMKRPDSAFFWEERHIMAHANSDWIVQLHFAFQDAKYLYMVMDYMPGGDIVSLMSMYEIPEKWAIFYTMEVVLALDTIHNMGFVHRDVKPDNMLLDHHGHLKLADFGTCMRMGPNGLVVSSNAVGTPDYISPEVLQSQGVDNEYGRECDWWSVGIFLYEMLVGDTPFYADSLVGTYGKIMDHKNSLSFPAEVEISESAKSLMRAFLTDRTQRLGRHGIDEIKAHPFFENDTWTFDNIRDSVPPVVPELSSDDDTRNFEDIERDESPEEVFPTPKSFDGNHLPFIGFTYTGDYQLLSNDTVDAEAKESANAIANHSHRHRPSNSNEIKRLEALLERERNHSETLERQDKALRQQIELISKREAELQRIASEYEKDLALRQHNYKVALQKVEQEIDQRKKTEAMLAEAQRNLDNEQKIRTREMNNNLHHNEKIVTLEKQLKEMEENFKNENEHVQRLKKQVAELGLTQQELEGKLAQLQALIATLQSQKDALQQEVAETQAQLAQEKNGRSQLKEQVKESENKLQTMANDLERVSQREQQAHEDNRVLTEKISDLEKANASLDFELKALQSRYQQEVKAHQETEKSRMLSREEANLQEVKALQTKLNEEKSARIKADQNSQEKERQLSMLSVDYRQIQQRLQKLEGECRQETEKVMALQSQIEQEHCKKNTLLSELSLQSSEVAHLKSRENQLQKEVSSLREAKRKFEEEISQIKNTLNKEILLKREYQDQLEAEQYFSRLYKTQANEHREEISERCREIQDLKEERTSLKHQVQVAVARADSEALARSIAEETVADLEKEKTIKEFELKDFMTKYRNELAAKEAALTTAKETETEYVKKLNQKNAETDELLQQQKKLQDEMSQLRATKDEELAKLKEKLQTEMLLKQVAVNKLTEVMNRRDTDLQKQKGKARSSAELRKKEKEMRRLQQELSQEREKYNQLSQKLQDVQSQIIEDSHIKQKLQMEIDCKATEIEQLQSKLNETASLSSADNDPEDTQVLDSVFEGWLSVPNKQNIRRHGWKRQYVIVSSRKIIFYNTEIDKQNTIDPVLILDLSKVFHVRSVTQGDVIRADAKEIPRIFQLLYAGEGEARRPDEQNQLDISQLLADERPSTIMYKGHEFVHITYHMPTACEVCTKPLWHMFKPPAAYECKRCRNKIHKEHVDNNDLLVPCKLHHDPHTAKEMLLLAGTPDEQHLWVTRLSKRIQKFGYKANSSSNNNSGGGDGSKISPSQSTRSAYKPYAVNVQRSATLPANSSLKQ; encoded by the exons CGCCCAGGCATTGGAGCGTGAGATGCGCGATCCACACAGTATTTGCAACATCGACTGCCTACTGGATACAGTGAATGCGTTGGTTAACGATTGTGATCATGAATCATTGAAGCGTCTAAAGAATATCGAGCAATATGCCACCAAAT ATAAGCCGATGTCAAAGCAGATTTGCCAGCTGCGTATGAATGTCGAAGACTTTGATTTTATCAAACTGATCGGCGCCGGCGCCTTTGGCGAAGTGCAACTGGTGCGACATAAATCCTCGCGGCAAGTGTACGCCATGAAACGGTTATCCAAATTCGAAATGATGAAGCGTCCCGACTCCGCCTTCTTCTGGGAGGAGCGTCACATTATGGCACACGCCAATTCAGATTGGATCGTGCAGTTACATTTCGCCTTTCAGGATGCCAAATATTTATACATGGTCATGGATTATATGCCGGGCGGCGATATTGTCTCGCTGATGTCCATGTATGAGATACCGGAGAAGTGGGCCATCTTCTATACAATGGAGGTTGTGCTCGCGCTGGACACCATACATAATATGGGTTTTGTGCATCGTGACGTGAAGCCGGATAATATGCTGCTCGATCATCATGGCCACTTGAAGTTGGCCGATTTCGGCACATGTATGCGCATGGGTCCCAATGGCTTGGTGGTGTCGAGCAATGCCGTCGGCACGCCGGATTACATCAGTCCTGAGGTGTTGCAATCGCAGGGTGTGGATAATGAGTATGGACGCGAATGCGATTGGTGGTCAGTTGGTATTTTCCTGTACGAAATGCTTGTGGGCGATACACCATTCTACGCGGATTCGCTTGTGGGCACGTACGGTAAAATTATGGATCACAAGAATTCGTTGAGCTTTCCCGCTGAGGTGGAGATTAGTGAGAGCGCCAAATCGTTGATGCGTGCGTTTCTCACCGATCGTACACAGCGTTTGGGTCGGCATGGCATCGATGAAATCAAGGCGCATCCGTTCTTCGAAAACGACACTTGGACGTTTGACAACATACGCGATAGCGTGCCACCAGTGGTGCCCGAGCTGTCCTCTGACGATGATACGCGCAACTTCGAGGATATCGAACGCGATGAGTCGCCGGAGGAGGTGTTTCCCACACCCAAATCGTTCGATGGAAATCACCTGCCCTTCATTGGTTTCACATATACCG GCGATTATCAGCTACTCTCCAATGACACTGTCGACGCCGAGGCAAAGGAGTCGGCGAATGCGATCGCCAACCACAGTCACCGGCATCGTCCTTCCAATTCAAATGAAATCAAACGTCTCGAGGCACTGCTCGAACGCGAGCGCAATCATTCCGAAACGCTGGAGAGGCAAGACAAGGCGCTGCGTCAACAAATCGAACTGATTAGTAAGCGTGAAGCTGAATTGCAGCGCATCGCCTCCGAGTATGAAAAAGACCTGGCGCTGCGGCAGCATAACTACAAAGTGGCCTTGCAGAAAGTCGAGCAGGAGATAGATCAACGTAAAAAGACTGAGGCAATGCTCGCCGAGGCGCAGCGCAACCTCGACAACGAGCAGAAGATACGCACACGCGAGATGAACAATAATCTGCATCACAATGAGAAGATCGTCACGCTGGAGAAACAGCTCAAAGAAATGGAGGAGAATTTCAAGAACGAGAACGAGCACGTGCAAAGACTCAAAAAGCAGGTGGCCGAATTGGGTTTAACACAACAAGAGTTGGAGGGCAAACTGGCGCAATTGCAGGCATTGATTGCCACCTTACAATCTCAAAAGGATGCGCTGCAGCAAGAAGTAGCCGAAACGCAAGCGCAGCTGGCACAAGAGAAAAATGGACGCTCACAGCTGAAAGAACAGGTCAAGGAGTCTGAGAATAAACTGCAAACCATGGCGAATGACTTGGAACGCGTGTCGCAGCGCGAGCAGCAAGCGCACGAGGACAATCGCGTGTTAACCGAGAAGATCTCTGATCTGGAGAAGGCGAATGCTAGTCTGGACTTTGAGCTCAAGGCGTTGCAGAGTCGTTATCAGCAGGAAGTGAAAGCGCACCAAGAAACCGAGAAGTCGCGCATGCTCAGCCGCGAAGAGGCGAATCTACAGGAG GTAAAAGCGCTACAGACCAAGCTAAACGAGGAGAAGTCAGCGCGCATTAAGGCCGACCAAAACTCACAAGAGAAGGAACGCCAGTTAAGCATGCTGTCGGTGGACTATCGTCAAATACAGCAACGCTTGCAAAAGTTAGAGGGTGAATGCCGCCAAGAAACGGAGAAAGTAATGGCGTTGCAGTCGCAGATCGAACAGGAGCACTGCAAAAAGAACACACTGCTATCCGAGCTGAGTTTGCAGAGCTCCGAAGTTGCGCATCTGAAATCGCGCGAAAACCAACTGCAGAAGGAGGTCAGCTCCTTGCGCGAGGCGAAGCGTAAATTCGAAGAGGAAATTTCGCAAATCAAAAACACGTTGAACAAGGAAATTCTCTTGAAGCGCGAATATCAGGATCAACTGGAAGCCGAACAGTATTTCTCACGCCTCTACAAAACACAAGCGAACGAACATCGTGAAGAGATATCGGAGCGCTGTCGTGAAATACAGGATCTGAAAGAGGAACGCACGTCGCTTAAACACCAAGTACAAGTGGCTGTGGCGCGTGCGGACTCTGAAGCGTTGGCGCGCTCCATAGCTGAGGAGACCGTGGCCGATCTGGAGAAGGAAAAGACAATCAAGGAGTTCGAATTGAAGGACTTCATGACCAAATATCGCAATGAATTGGCAGCGAAGGAGGCGGCTCTTACGACGGCTAAGGAAACCGAAACCGAGTATGTCAAAAAATTGAACCAGAAGAACGCGGAAACCGACGAACtcttgcaacaacaaaagaaactgCAAGACGAAATGTCGCAACTGCGCGCCACCAAGGACGAAGAGCTCGCCAAGCTCAAGGAGAAACTGCAAACCGAAATGCTGCTGAAGCAGGTAGCTGTCAACAAACTGACCGAGGTGATGAATCGGCGCGACACGGACTTGCAAA AGCAAAAAGGCAAAGCGCGCTCATCCGCCGAGTTGCGTAAGAAGGAGAAAGAGATGCGTCGACTGCAACAAGAGCTCTCACAAGAGCGCGAGAAATACAACCAGTTGTCGCAAAAACTGCAAGACGTGCAGAGCCAGATCATCGAAGACAGTCAT ATCAAGCAAAAGCTACAAATGGAAATCGACTGCAAAGCCACGGAAATCGAGCAGCTGCAGTCGAAGCTCAATGAAACCGCCTCTTTGTCATCAGCCGACAATGATCCCGAGGACACCCAAGTGCTT GATTCGGTGTTCGAGGGCTGGTTAAGTGTGCCAAATAAACAGAATATACGCCGTCACGGCTGGAAGCGGCAATATGTGATTGTGTCATCGCGCAAAATTATCTTTTACAATACCGAAATCGACAAACAGAATACAATCGATCCTGTGCTTATATTAGACTTAAG CAAAGTATTCCACGTGCGTTCTGTGACGCAGGGTGATGTGATACGCGCCGATGCCAAAGAGATACCACGCATTTTCCAGCTACTCTATGCCGGCGAGGGCGAAGCGCGGCGTCCAGATGAACAAAATCAATTGGATATCAGTCAGTTGTTGGCGGACGAACGGCCCAGCACCATTATGTATAAAG GTCACGAATTCGTGCACATAACATATCATATGCCAACGGCCTGCGAGGTCTGTACAAAACCACTGTGGCACATGTTCAAGCCACCAGCGGCGTATGAATGTAAACG TTGCCGCAATAAAATCCACAAGGAGCATGTAGACAATAATGACCTGCTGGTGCCGTGCAAGCTGCATCACGATCCGCATACTGCCAAAGAAATGCTGCTGCTGGCCGGCACGCCCGACGAGCAGCATCTGTGGGTGACACGCCTCTCCAAGCGCATACAGAAGTTCGGCTACAAAGCCAACTCGTCATCGAACAATAACAGCGGCGGCGGCGATGGCAGCAAAATATCGCCAAG CCAATCGACGCGCTCCGCTTACAAGCCATACGCAGTTAACGTACAAAGATCAGCCACGCTGCCAGCCAATTCTTCATTGAAGCAGTGA